A genome region from Cerasicoccus sp. TK19100 includes the following:
- a CDS encoding AURKAIP1/COX24 domain-containing protein — MGNLKKKRRLKMNKHKRRKRSHANRHKKRTW; from the coding sequence ATGGGCAATCTCAAGAAGAAGCGTCGTCTGAAGATGAACAAGCACAAGCGTCGCAAGCGCTCACACGCTAACCGTCACAAGAAGCGCACCTGGTAA
- a CDS encoding glycosyltransferase family 10 domain-containing protein: METVRPKLKIAFVDFWENFTPEKCFLAQQIQKLCHVEISDQPDVVFYSDAQSQHHRQIDAKRVFVAIEDRVPNYRVCDYSFTFRDMEDDRNLRLPFYVVISDGPAALIKGSEAEEARLRGERRRFCAFVASNANPRRTARRLSIFHKLRAERHVDSGGRAFNNVGGPVEDKDAFLRGARFNLALENYASPGYTTEKIYQAMLARCIPIYWGNPDIAQDFNPASFINVADFASDAEAVEYIVAADRDEALQAQYHREPFFPDNEPTKYFRDDYLLPQLEKIFSEPKRRRSRFYVGDIVYDLRKRWGFHAPFLDPNRKLGPRFANEEVE; the protein is encoded by the coding sequence ATGGAAACCGTCCGGCCAAAGCTGAAGATCGCCTTCGTGGATTTCTGGGAGAACTTTACCCCGGAAAAGTGCTTTCTGGCGCAACAGATTCAAAAGCTCTGCCATGTCGAAATCTCTGACCAGCCGGATGTGGTTTTCTACTCGGATGCGCAGTCGCAGCATCACCGTCAGATCGATGCTAAGCGCGTCTTTGTGGCGATTGAGGACCGCGTGCCGAATTACCGCGTCTGCGATTATTCGTTCACATTTCGCGACATGGAGGACGACCGCAATCTACGGCTGCCGTTCTATGTGGTAATCAGTGATGGCCCGGCTGCGTTAATTAAAGGCAGCGAGGCAGAGGAGGCCCGGCTGCGCGGTGAGCGTCGGCGTTTCTGTGCCTTCGTGGCGTCCAACGCCAATCCGCGGCGGACGGCCCGGCGGCTGTCGATCTTTCATAAGCTGCGGGCGGAACGCCACGTGGACTCCGGTGGCCGGGCTTTTAACAACGTGGGCGGGCCGGTTGAGGACAAAGACGCCTTCTTGCGCGGGGCCCGGTTCAACCTGGCGCTGGAGAACTATGCCAGCCCTGGCTACACCACGGAGAAGATTTACCAGGCGATGCTCGCTCGCTGCATCCCGATTTACTGGGGCAACCCCGACATCGCTCAGGACTTCAATCCCGCCAGCTTTATCAACGTTGCCGATTTCGCCAGCGACGCGGAAGCCGTCGAATACATTGTCGCGGCCGACCGGGACGAGGCGTTACAGGCGCAGTATCACCGCGAGCCGTTTTTTCCCGACAACGAGCCGACGAAATACTTCCGCGACGACTACCTTCTGCCGCAGTTGGAGAAGATATTCTCAGAGCCCAAGCGCCGCCGCTCGCGCTTTTACGTGGGCGACATTGTTTACGACCTCCGCAAGCGCTGGGGCTTCCACGCCCCCTTCCTCGACCCCAACCGCAAGCTCGGCCCCCGCTTCGCCAACGAGGAAGTGGAGTGA
- a CDS encoding type II secretion system protein GspD: MKHLNLSLLALLAIFASIASTPAGYAQTQQQIDAVDERTAADDPTVEPTDEDAEDMIGTSIPSANTNIPYAGSSLESSKPIQATNGGAMAVGSGNTTGPGDATGGSDTASTGSTPGTTPATPTDAYAPDQSGMTIREVKEQKQVTEQVVGENGAPSIKEETVEIPAMEIDFSGGGGSATVEFPTEEAGMEALMGEDDTISVDFPDEEVRTIIRNVADLYDLNVVIPDTLQGSTSIKLRNVTWRQVFEVVLEPLRYTYIVDRNIIKIKSIDELTNEPTVTRVFLINYAVADTLQSSLAPLIDSANGGRVQVDKRTNALLITERPSRMNDIQAIIERLDRPNPQVMIESKFIEINDEDRSDIGVNWASLQGYQINAGPFNRAYTAEKSKNTDDSVLTDRTTLADRQTSNSSSTNLDIPGGLSSNTASSMQDIANSAFNYSVLGDTNWINNVTRSDTAVFSADAFSVILSFLESNTDAKLVNNPTLVTLDGEEAKLVIGEQFPIPSYTFNDETGSFEVSGFEYKDIGTILSVTPNVNSAGFIRLNVRPVLSRSDGTTSFGGAGGAQIPVIQTTSTESNVILKDGFTLAIGGLIEELTSDQDSSVPYLSELPLLGELFQHSTKVTSRRNLVIFVTAKTLNPDGTTYKDIIDPRVLYQMGILENEIPGYVLPEEQASAYNQIMDLQTKFSNDKAQLELLERVSTLGDIDDENGEGSDKE; encoded by the coding sequence ATGAAGCACTTGAACCTCTCGCTCCTGGCTTTGCTGGCCATCTTTGCCAGCATCGCGTCGACTCCCGCGGGCTACGCTCAAACCCAACAACAAATTGACGCAGTTGATGAGCGGACGGCCGCTGACGACCCTACCGTCGAGCCTACGGACGAAGATGCTGAGGACATGATCGGCACGTCGATCCCGTCAGCAAACACGAATATTCCTTACGCTGGATCCAGCCTGGAAAGCAGCAAGCCGATCCAGGCGACCAACGGAGGTGCCATGGCCGTTGGCTCCGGTAATACAACCGGCCCAGGGGACGCAACCGGCGGCAGCGACACAGCGAGCACCGGCAGCACTCCCGGCACGACTCCTGCCACTCCTACCGATGCCTACGCACCGGATCAGTCTGGTATGACGATTCGCGAGGTTAAGGAGCAGAAGCAGGTTACCGAGCAGGTTGTCGGCGAAAATGGCGCGCCATCGATCAAGGAGGAGACCGTGGAAATCCCGGCCATGGAAATTGACTTTAGCGGTGGTGGCGGCTCCGCCACGGTCGAGTTCCCCACCGAAGAGGCTGGTATGGAAGCGCTCATGGGCGAGGACGACACCATTTCGGTGGACTTCCCGGACGAAGAAGTGCGCACCATTATCCGCAACGTGGCAGACCTTTACGACCTCAACGTGGTCATCCCCGACACGCTGCAAGGCAGCACCTCGATCAAGCTGCGCAATGTCACTTGGCGCCAAGTGTTTGAAGTCGTTCTCGAACCGCTGCGCTACACTTACATTGTCGACCGCAACATCATCAAGATCAAGAGTATCGACGAGCTCACCAACGAGCCGACCGTCACCCGCGTGTTCCTGATTAACTACGCCGTGGCCGACACACTGCAATCTTCTCTGGCTCCCCTGATCGACTCCGCCAACGGTGGTCGCGTTCAGGTAGACAAGCGCACGAACGCGCTGCTTATCACCGAACGCCCTTCGCGCATGAACGACATTCAGGCGATCATCGAGCGTCTCGACCGCCCGAATCCGCAGGTCATGATCGAGTCCAAGTTTATTGAAATCAACGACGAAGACCGTAGCGACATCGGTGTCAACTGGGCGTCCCTGCAAGGTTATCAAATCAATGCAGGTCCATTTAACCGCGCTTACACCGCCGAGAAGAGCAAGAATACGGATGACAGCGTCTTGACTGACCGCACGACTCTGGCTGATCGTCAAACCAGCAACTCTTCCAGCACTAATCTCGATATTCCGGGTGGCTTGTCCTCGAACACTGCATCTTCGATGCAGGACATCGCTAACAGCGCTTTCAACTACTCAGTCCTCGGCGATACCAACTGGATCAACAACGTCACCCGCTCGGATACAGCAGTCTTCTCGGCCGACGCTTTCAGCGTTATCCTGAGCTTCCTGGAATCTAACACGGACGCCAAGCTGGTGAACAATCCGACGCTGGTTACTCTCGACGGCGAAGAGGCTAAGTTGGTTATCGGCGAGCAATTCCCGATTCCAAGTTACACTTTCAATGACGAAACCGGCTCTTTCGAAGTTAGCGGTTTTGAATACAAGGACATCGGCACGATTCTGTCGGTCACGCCCAATGTGAATAGTGCCGGCTTTATTCGCCTGAATGTCCGCCCGGTCCTTTCCCGCAGTGATGGCACTACGAGCTTCGGTGGTGCCGGTGGTGCTCAGATCCCGGTCATCCAAACGACCTCTACCGAGAGTAACGTGATCCTCAAGGACGGCTTCACGTTGGCTATCGGTGGTTTGATCGAAGAGTTGACCAGCGATCAGGACTCCAGCGTCCCTTACCTCAGCGAGCTTCCGCTGCTGGGTGAGCTGTTCCAGCATTCCACCAAGGTTACTTCACGCCGCAACCTGGTTATCTTTGTCACCGCCAAGACGCTCAATCCTGACGGCACGACTTACAAGGACATCATCGATCCGCGGGTTCTTTACCAAATGGGTATTCTCGAGAACGAAATTCCCGGGTATGTTCTGCCGGAAGAGCAAGCGAGCGCCTACAATCAGATCATGGATCTGCAGACCAAATTCTCCAACGACAAGGCTCAGCTCGAACTGCTTGAGCGCGTCAGCACGCTTGGCGACATTGATGATGAAAACGGCGAAGGTTCGGATAAGGAGTAA
- the rpsT gene encoding 30S ribosomal protein S20, with translation MANTKQAQKYIRKTATRTDRSRAVRSRLRTLAKKIKTLAEQPEEAKKVATEYASALDKAAKRNIIHTNTANRHKSAISKYLFEAAK, from the coding sequence ATGGCTAACACCAAACAAGCCCAGAAGTACATTCGTAAGACCGCGACCCGCACGGACCGCAGCCGCGCCGTCCGCAGCCGCCTGCGCACGCTGGCGAAGAAGATCAAGACTCTCGCCGAGCAACCGGAAGAGGCGAAGAAGGTGGCGACTGAGTACGCTTCGGCCCTCGATAAGGCTGCCAAGCGCAATATCATCCACACCAACACCGCGAACCGTCACAAGTCCGCGATCTCGAAGTACCTCTTCGAAGCCGCTAAGTAA